One part of the Prunus persica cultivar Lovell chromosome G5, Prunus_persica_NCBIv2, whole genome shotgun sequence genome encodes these proteins:
- the LOC18777882 gene encoding coatomer subunit alpha-1 produces the protein MLTKFETKSNRVKGLSFHSKRPWILASLHSGVIQLWDYRMGTLIDRFDEHDGPVRGVHFHKSQPLFVSGGDDYKIKVWNYKMHRCLFTLLGHLDYIRTVQFHHEYPWIVSASDDQTIRIWNWQSRTCISVLTGHNHYVMCASFHPKEDLVVSASLDQTVRVWDIGSLKKKTVSPADDILRLSQMNTDLFGGVDAVVKYVLEGHDRGVNWASFHPNLPLIVSGADDRQVKLWRMNDTKAWEVDTLRGHMNNVSCVMFHAKQDIIVSNSEDKSIRVWDVTKRTGIQTFRREHDRFWILSSHPEMNLLAAGHDSGMIVFKLERERPAFAVSGDSLFYAKDRFLRYYEFSTQRDTQVIPIRRPGSTTLNQSPRTLSYNPSENAVLICSDLDGGSYELYLIPKDSISRGDSMQDAKRGVGGSAVFMARNRFAVLDKSNNQVLIKNLKNEVVKRSVFPFAVDAIFYAGTGNLLCRAEDRVSIFDLQQRIVLGELQTPFIKYVVWSNDMESVALLSKHAIIIASKRLVHQCTLHETIRVKSGGWDDNGVFIYTTLNHIKYCLPNGDSGIIRTLDVPIYITKVSGNTIFCLDRDGKNRAIVIDATEYIFKLSLFKKRYDHVMSMIRSSQLCGQAMIAYLQQKGFPEVALHFVKDERTRFNLALESGNIQIAVASATAIDEKDYWYRLGVEALRQGNAGIVEYAYQKTKNFERLSFLYLVTGNMEKLSKMLKIAEVKNDVMGQFHNALYLGNVQERIKILENVGHLPLAYITASVHGLHDVAERLSAELGENVPTLPQGKVPTLLMPPTPVMCGGDWPLLRVMRGIFEGGLDNIGRGAADEEDEAADGDWGEELDMVDVDGLQNGDVTAVLEDEEVAEGNEEGGGWDLEDLELPPEADTPRASVNSNSSVFVAPTIGMPVSQIWIQRSSLAAEHAAAGNFDTAMRLLNRQLGIKNFAPLRPMFLDLHTGSHSYLRAFSSTPVISLAVERGWNESATPNVRGPPALVFNFSQLEEKLKAGYKATTAGKLTEALRLFLGILHTIPLIVVDSRREVDEVKELIIIVREYVLGLQMELKRREIKDNPVREQELAAYFTHCNLQMPHVRLALVNAARICFKAKNFATAANFARRLLETNPTIEIQAKTARQVLQGAERNMTDASQLNYDFRNPFVTCGATYVPIYRGQKDVSCPYCSSRFVPTQEGLLCTVCDLAVVGADASGLLCSPTQVR, from the exons atgttgaccaagtttgaaACGAAGAGTAATAGAGTGAAGGGACTGAGCTTCCACAGTAAGAGACCGTGGATCCTCGCAAGTCTTCACAGTGGTGTGATCCAGCTATGGGACTACCGTATGGGGACTCTCATTGATCGATTCGACGAGCATGATGGGCCCGTTCGCGGTGTCCACTTCCACAAATCTCAGCCTCTCTTTGTGTCTGGAG GGGATGATTATAAGATCAAAGTTTGGAACTATAAGATGCATAGGTGTCTTTTTACACTTCTTGGGCACCTTGATTATATTCGTACCGTGCAGTTTCACCATGAGTACCCATGGATTGTTAGTGCCAGTGATGACCAGACCATTCGTATATGGAACTGGCAGTCACGTACTTGCATTTCAGTTTTGACAGGCCACAATCATTATGTCATGTGTGCCTCATTCCATCCTAAAGAAGACCTTGTTGTATCTGCCTCCTTAGATCAGACTGTCCGTGTTTGGGATATTGGGTCCCTCAAGAAGAAGACTGTATCCCCTGCAGATGACATACTACGACTAAGTCAGATGAATACAGATCTTTTTGGTGGTGTTGATGCTGTTGTTAAGTATGTCTTGGAAGGGCATGATCGAGGTGTTAATTGGGCTTCATTCCATCCGAACCTACCTTTGATTGTCTCAGGCGCAGATGATCGCCAAGTTAAATTGTGGCGGATGAATG ATACAAAGGCTTGGGAAGTGGACACACTGAGAGGGCACATGAATAATGTTTCATGTGTTATGTTTCATGCCAAACAGGACATAATTGTATCGAACTCGGAAGACAAAAGTATCCGTGTTTGGGACGTAACAAAGCGAACTGGAATTCAAACTTTCCGACGAGAGCATGACCGTTTTTGGATTCTTTCATCTCACCCTGAAATGAATCTGTTGGCTGCAGGTCATGACAGTGGCATGATCGTATTTAAGTTAGAGAGGGAACGTCCAGCCTTTGCAGTGAGTGGTGATTCTCTGTTCTATGCTAAGGATCGCTTCTTGCGATACTATGAGTTTTCAACCCAAAGGGACACACAAGTTATTCCCATTCGACGCCCTGGTTCGACCACTTTAAATCAAAGTCCGAGGACTCTTTCTTACAATCCTTCAGAAAATGCAGTTCTTATTTGCTCAGACTTGGACGGGGGATCTTACGAATTGTATTTGATACCCAAGGACAGCATTAGTAGGGGTGACAGTATGCAAGATGCAAAGAGAGGTGTTGGAGGTTCAGCTGTGTTTATGGCACGAAATAGGTTTGCTGTGCTTGACAAAAGCAACAACCAAGTCTTGATTaagaatttgaaaaatgaGGTTGTTAAAAGGagtgtttttccttttgctgTTGATGCAATATTCTATGCCGGAACAGGTAATTTGCTGTGTAGGGCAGAGGACAGAGTGTCTATATTTGACCTCCAGCAGAGGATTGTTCTTGGTGAGCTTCAAACCCCTTTCATCAAGTATGTTGTTTGGTCCAATGACATGGAAAGTGTTGCCTTGCTCAGCAAACACGCCATTATTATTGCTAGCAAGAGGCTTGTGCACCAGTGTACTCTTCATGAGACAATCCGTGTAAAGAGTGGTGGCTGGGATGACAATGGTGTTTTCATTTACACGACTctaaatcacataaaatattgTCTCCCTAATGGAGATAGTGGGATAATCAGAACCCTAGATGTTCCTATATACATCACGAAGGTTTCTGGAAATACCATCTTTTGCTTGGATCGGGATGGGAAAAACAGAGCCATAGTTATTGATGCCACCGAATACATTTTCAAGTTATCCCTGTTTAAGAAGAGGTATGACCATGTTATGAGCATGATAAGGAGCTCACAGCTCTGTGGGCAGGCAATGATTGCTTATCTGCAACAGAAGGGGTTCCCCGAAGTGGCTCTCCATTTTGTGAAAGATGAAAGAACCAGATTCAATCTGGCCCTAGAGAGTGGGAATATTCAAATTGCAGTGGCATCCGCTACAGCAATTGATGAAAAAGATTACTGGTATAGGTTGGGGGTGGAGGCTCTTCGTCAGGGCAATGCAGGTATTGTGGAGTATGCCTACCAGAAGACTAAAAATTTTGAGAGGCTATCTTTCCTTTATCTCGTAACTGGTAATATGGAAAAGCTGTCAAAGATGCTGAAAATTGCTGAGGTTAAGAATGATGTCATGGGTCAGTTCCACAATGCACTGTATCTAGGCAATGTCCAGGAGCGTATTAAGATCTTGGAGAATGTTGGCCACTTACCCCTTGCTTACATCACAGCTTCAGTTCATGGCCTACATGATGTTGCTGAACGGCTATCTGCTGAGTTGGGAGAAAATGTTCCGACCTTGCCCCAGGGGAAAGTACCCACTCTTTTGATGCCCCCAACACCAGTTATGTGTGGTGGTGATTGGCCTCTTCTTAGAGTCATGAGAGGTATATTTGAAGGTGGGTTGGATAATATTGGCAGGGGTGCTGCAGATGAAGAGGATGAGGCTGCTGATGGTGACTGGGGTGAGGAGCTGGACATGGTTGATGTTGATGGCTTGCAAAATGGAGATGTCACTGCTGTATTGGAAGATGAGGAAGTGGCTGAAGGAAATGAGGAAGGGGGAGGATGGGACCTTGAAGATTTGGAGCTACCCCCCGAAGCGGACACACCAAGGGCTTCTGTTAATTCTAATTCATCAGTTTTTGTTGCTCCAACTATTGGCATGCCTGTAAGCCAGATTTGGATCCAGAGATCTTCTCTTGCTGCTGAACATGCAGCAGCAGGAAATTTTGATACTGCAATGCGCTTGCTGAACAGGCAACTTGGAATCAAAAACTTTGCTCCCTTGAGACCCATGTTTCTTGATCTTCACACTGGCAGCCACAGCTATCTACGTGCATTTTCATCTACTCCAGTGATATCACTTGCCGTTGAGCGCGGGTGGAATGAATCTGCTACCCCAAATGTGAGAGGCCCGCCAGCACTTGTGTTCAATTTTTCTCAGTTGGAAGAGAAACTCAAAGCTGGTTACAAGGCTACAACAGCTGGGAAGTTAACTGAAGCTCTTAGGCTCTTCCTTGGCATTCTTCACACAATTCCTTTGATTGTTGTTGATTCAAGGAGGGAAGTTGATGAAGTTAAGGAGTTAATTATAATAGTGAGAGAGTATGTTCTGGGATTGCAAATGGAGCTGAAGAGAAGGGAAATTAAAGATAATCCAGTACGTGAACAGGAGCTTGCAGCTTATTTCACACACTGCAATCTTCAAATGCCTCACGTAAGGCTTGCATTGGTTAATGCAGCGAGAATTTGCTTCAAGGCAAAGAACTTTGCCACTGCAGCTAACTTTGCCAGGCGGCTATTGGAAACCAACCCCACCATCGAGATTCAAGCAAAGACAGCCAGGCAAGTGCTGCAAGGAGCAGAGAGGAATATGACTGATGCCTCTCAACTGAATTATGATTTCAGAAACCCATTTGTGACTTGTGGGGCAACATATGTACCAATTTACCGAGGACAGAAGGATGTCTCTTGCCCGTACTGTAGCTCACGGTTTGTGCCAACCCAAGAAGGGCTGCTCTGTACTGTTTGTGATCTTGCAGTGGTTGGGGCAGATGCTTCAGGGTTGCTATGTTCTCCTACTCAGGTTCGATAG